The following DNA comes from Leifsonia sp. 1010.
CCCAGCGCAGGCTCCGTCTACCCGACCCTGCAGCTGCTCGCCGACGAAGGACTCATCTCGGCCGAGGAATCCAACGGGCGCAAGACCTACGCGCTGACCGAGGCGGGGCGCGAGGTCGCCGCCTCCGAGGCATCCACACCCTGGCAGACCGGCACGAGCGACTCCGGAACAACGACCGGAGAACGTCGCGGAGCCAACCTCCCGAAGGCCGGCGTCGAACTCGCCCAGGCGGCCGCGCAGGTGCACCGCAGCGGGACGCCCGAGCAGGTCAAGGAAGCCGCCGACGTGCTCGACGAGGCACGCCGGAAGCTGTACGCGATCCTCGCCCAGGGCTGACCGGGGTGACGTCGGACCAGGCGCCCGCCGCGCCGTCGAAGGCGCCGGCGGGGACGCCGGCCACGCGCGCGCGCTACCGCCGCATCCTCCGGTTCGCCGGCTGGAATCTCGCCGTGACCTGGTGGTATGAGCTGTTCCTGCCGCGCATCGGGCTCGCCGGCGTCGCCGCGCGCAGCCGGTCGCGGCGGATGCGGCGGTTCGCGCAGCGGTTCCACGGGCTCGCCGTCGAGCTGGGCGGCCTGATGATCAAGGTCGGGCAGTTCATGTCGTCCCGGCTGGATGTGCTGCCGCCCGAGATCACCAGCGAGCTGGAGGGGCTGCAGGATGAGGTGCCGGCCGTCCCGTTCCCAGCGATCCGGGCGCTGGCGGAGGCCGAGCTCGGCGTGCCGCTGGAGAGCGCGTTCGCGTTCATCGACGAGACGCCGGTTGCGGCCGCATCCCTCGGGCAGGCCCACCGCGGGCGCCTCACCGCCGAGGTGGCGGCGGAAGCCGGGCCGGACGCCGTGGTGCTCAAGGTGCAGCGTCCCGGCATCGACACCATCGTGGATGTGGACCTCGCCGCCCTGCGCAGGGTCGGGCGCTGGCTCAGCCACGTCCGGCTGGTCTCCGACCGCGTCGACGCACCGGGACTGGTGGAGGAGTTCGCGCGCACCAGCCTGCAGGAGATCGACTACCTGCACGAGGCGGGCAACTCCGAGCGGTTCGCCGAAGAGTTCGCGGGCGACGACCGCGTCGCCGTGCCCGCGGTGGTCTGGGAGCGGACCACCCGCCGTGTCCTCACCCTTCAGGACGTCACGGCGATCAAGATCACCGACGCCGACGCGCTGCGCGCCGCGGGCATCGACCCCGCCGAGGTCGCGCCGGTGTTCGCCGAGGTGATGTTCGACCAGCTCTTCACCAACGGGTTCTTCCACGCCGACCCGCACCCGGGCAACATCTTCGTGACGCCCCGGCCCGCTGTGGCGGGGGAGCGCCCCTGGCTGCTCACGTTCGTGGACTTCGGGATGATGGGCGAGGTTCCGGCGGGAACGCGGAGCGGGCTCCGCAAGCTGCTCATCGCCGCCGCCTCGCGCGACGGGAAGGGCCTCGTGGATGCGATCCGCGACGTGGGCGTGCTCCTCCCGACCGCCGACACGGCAGAGCTCGAGCGTGCGATGACCCACCTGTTCGCCCGGTTCGGGGGGATGGGGTTCGCCGAACTGCGCGAGGTCGATCCCCGCGAGTTCCGGGAGTTCGCGGTCGAGTTCGGCGACGTCGTCCGCTCGTTGCCCTTCCAGCTGCCCGAGAACTTCCTGCTCATCATCCGGGCGATGTCGCTGACCTCGGGCGTGTGCAGCGCGCTCGATCCCGCGTTCAACCTGTGGGACTCGGTCGAACCCTACGCGGCCCAGCTGCTGCGCGATGAGCGCGGCAACCTGGTGCAGGATCTCGGCCAGCAGGCGCTCGAGATCGCCGGTATCGCCTGGCGGCTGCCGAAACGATTGGATGCGCTGGTCACCCGGGTCGAGGACGGCACGGTGGCGGTCACCTCGCCGCGCCTCGAGCAGCGGGTCGGCCGGCTGGAACGTGCGGCGCGGCGGCTCGTCGCGGCGGTCGTCTTCGGCGGCGCGATCATCGCCGGAGCGATCGTGCACGCGTCGGACGCGGTGCTCGGTTCGGTGCTGATGATCGCGTCGGTCGTGCCTCTCGCGTTCACCGTCTTCACAGGTCGGCGGGGGAGCTGAGTCGGAATACTGCCTGGTGAGCTTGCGTTTCATCCACCATGGCAACCACAGAGATCACGTCGACCAACCACGACCAGACCGTCGCCGACGGCATCGTGCTTCTCGACTTCTGGGCCGACTGGTGCGGCCCGTGTCACATGTTCGCTCCGATCTTCGAGAAGGCGTCCGAGCAGCACTCCGACATCACGTTCGGCAAGATCGACACCGAGGCCCAGCAGGCCCTCGCCGCCTCGTACGGCATCCAGTCGATTCCGACCCTCGTCGCATACCGCGACGGCATTCCGCTGTTCTCGCAGGCCGGCGCCCTCCCGGGCGACGCGGTCGAGAACCTCATCGAGCAGATCCGCGCCCTCGACATGACCGAGGTCCGGAAGCAGTACGACGAGCTGAAGGCGGCGCAGCAGCAGAGCTGAGCGCAGCGGCAGCAGCAGGGCGCGGCCCCGTCATCCGACGGGCGCCGCGCCTTCGTCGTTTCGGAGGCGATCCGCGCCGAACGGGATGCGGAACGCCTCCGTTTCGCGCACGCCCGCGGCGTGTCGCGTCGGAACTCCTCCGTTCTCGCCGCCGTGGGAAAGGGAGGATGCGGCGGGCGACACGCCGGACAGGAGCGCGAAAGGGAGGAGCCGGCGGAGTGAGCCGCCCGGAAGTCCTCCGTTTGCGGCGCGAGGGAAAGGAGGACGGGCCGGGCGGCACGCCCGTAACGGCGGACTTGGGCCGGCCGGGGAGGCGGGACGTCCTCCCTTCGCGGCGGTCGAGACCGGTGCGTGCCGATCATTCCTCCGAAAGAGTGCGCTCGAGGTCCTCGATCTCGCTGTCGAGTCCGTTGGCGCCTCCGCTGCGGAAGCGCCGGAGCTGCGCCGAATACACCGCCCGAGCGGAGTCGGTGTCGCAGTCGAGCAGAGCCGCGATGCGGGAGACGGCTGCCCGGTCGTCGGGGGCGTCCGCGACAGCGTCGACCACCTCTGCGATCGCTTCGCGAGCGCTGCGCAGCGTCCGCAGCATCCGCAGATGCTCGGCGGCGGTCATGCCCGGACGAGGTGGGGCACCGAGGGGGTGGGTGCGCGGACGATGCGCCGCGATCACCCCGGACGTGAGGTCGACCCGCAGCGGCTCGGACGTCAGCCGAAGATCGGCGGTGTGCGCCACGATGTCGTGCAGACCGGGCTTCAGGTCGCGCCACCGGCCGCTCTCGATGCGTGCGGTCACCCGCGCGTAGTCGCCGGGATCGAGCGGTACGGTGCCGCCGTCACCCGTCCAGCCGAAGTAGAGGTCGCGGAGCCCGCCGCCGACGGGCACGATCGACGCGAATGTGTTGAACGTGTCTCCGGTGGGCAGCCAGCGGGTCGACCCCTCGTTGACGATGTCGATCGACAAGCGATCGACGTCGGCAAGCTCGCGCGTCACCGCCGACCAGCGGAGCACCAGGCCTCCGCGGCGTTCTGCGACACTCGGGCGGACCGGCAGCGCATGCGGGTAGAACGACACTCGCGCGGGAGCCCCATCGCGGGCGGCATACACCTGCCCCACCGACCACGACCGATGGTCGCCCGAGACCGGTGCGCCGATCAGCAGAGGGGCCTCCTCGACAGGCGGCGGCCCGAGAACGCGCCAGCCGTCCGGCACGACATCCCCGGGTTCGGACGTGCCCACGCCGAGCCGCGCGAGCATGTCGGCCAGCGGTTCACCTTCTCCGACGAGCGCCCCCGCGTCGACGTCATAGGAGCCGATCTGCGGGGACGTGTCGTCTCTCACTCGACCACCCTGTCGCGCGCAGGCGAGTCGCCGGACGCGCCCCGCACATCCCGGATGCCGTCCGCGACCCCGCGGCGGACCACCCAGTACAGCGCATAAAGCGCAGCGCCGGAGAGGACGACGGTCAGGGCGAGAGCGCTGAACGCATCCACGTCAGCTCTCCGCGACGCCGGTCTCGCCGGGTTCCACATCCGCGCTTAACCCGAGCACGCGGGCGATGTACGCCATCACCATCGAAGCGGCGATCAGGGCGATCCCGAGCGGCAGCAGCGTCTGCCGGATGAGGTCGAGCACCACAGTCAGCGCCGTGAGCATGCCCTGGTCCACAGGGGTCGACGCATTCACCTGCACGGTGAGCGCATAGCCGACCTGCGGCAGCAGCATGTTCAGGAGCAGTCCCGCCACAGCGAGGCCGATGCCCCACCACAGCACCACTTTCGGCCGGAGCCTGGATTCGGTCACGAGCGTCCCCCTTCGTCGCGGTGTCCACGTCGAGACTAGCGGGCCACGCGTATGTCGTGGCGGATCCGCGGAGACGATCGCGCTACTCGGCCGCGTCCGCCGAGCTGCTTCCGCGCACCACGAGCTCCGGCTGGTAGAGCACGTGGCGGGGCTCGCGCTCCGGATCCTGCGCCTCCTCGATGAGGATCTCGACGCCGGTGCGACCGATCAGGGCGCTCGGCTGCCGGATGGACGTGAGGGGCACGACGGACGCGCTCGCGAACATGATGTCGTCGTAGCCGACGAGCGAGATGTCCTCCGGGATGCGGATGCGGCCGTTGATGTAGAGCCCCTGCAGGAGGCCGACGGCGACGAGGTCGTTGGCGGCGAAGACGGCGTCCGGGCGGCGAGCTGCGCTCCGCTGGACCAGCTCTTCCCCAGCGCGTCGTCCCTCCAGCACGGTGAGGGCCTCGACGGGAATGACCTCGAGGGAGACGCCGGGATGCTTCTCCACCTCCTGTCGGGCGCCGGCGAGGCGGTCGCTCACCTGGCGGATCTGCAACGGGCCGCCGACGAAAGCGAGCCTGGTCCGCCCCGAGTGGATGAGGTGGGCCGCCGCGAGGGCGCCTCCGGCCACGTCGTCGACCGAGACGGAACTGAACGAGTCGTCGCTGCTCACGCGGTCGACCAGGACCGCCGCGATGCCGCGATCGCGCAGCTGACGCAGCCGGCGGGCGGGATCGCCGACGGGGGAGAGCAGCACGCCGCGCACGCGCAGCTCCTCGAACAGGTTCAGGTACCCCGACTCGCGGGTCGTGCTCTCGTTGCTGTTCCCGACGATGACGCTGTAGCCGGCATCGGCGGCGGCGTCTTCCGCCGCGGTGGCGAGGTCGGTGAAGAACGGGTTGCCGCCGCTCAGGGTGACGAGCCCGAGCGCCTGGCTGTGGCCCAGCCGCAGTTGGCGTGCCGCCTCGTTGCGAACGTAGGACAGCTTCTGCATGGCCGACATCACGCGTTCGACGGTTTCGGGCGCGACGATCTCCGGCCGGTTGAGCACGTTCGAGACGGTGCCGACGGAGACCTGCGCCAGTGCGGCGACGTCTTTCACGCTTGCGGAAGCCATGCGATCCCTCCTGGCTGCGATCGTAGCGGATGGATGAGTTGAATCGATCAATCCTGCAGGATTCTCAAGCGTGTCTTGAATCGTTATATTCGCGCTTGACGGGGATCGCCGAATGCACTTATGTTCAGTGAAGCGTTTCAAGCCCACCCGAAAATCCCCCCGGGGCGCCGACGCTCACTCAATACAAGGAGGTATTTGATGTTCTCTCGGAGAACGGTCACACGGGTCGCCGCCACGCTCGGCGGCGTCGCGCTCATCGGCGCTGCTCTGGCTGGATGCAGTTCGTCCGGCGGGTCCGGCAACACCACCATCTCCCTGCTCGCCGCGGGCAACGACCCGGCGAGCACCAGCTTCGCGAAGGACCTGTCCAAGGCGTTCCACAAGGCAAACCCGTCCATCACCGTCAAGGTCGAGACCCGCCCCGGCGGCACCGATGGCGACAACCTGGTGAAGACGCGCCTGTCGACGGGCGACATGAACGACGTCTTCCTGTACAACTCCGGTTCGCTGTTCCAGGCGCTCCGCCCGGACAGCCAGCTCCAGCCCCTCACCGACGAGTCGTGGGCGAAGGACCTGACGGAGGACTTCAAGAACTCGGTCAGCACCGACAAGGGGCTGTACGGAGCGCCGACCGGCACCACCTTCAACGGCGGCATCATGTACAACAAGAAGGTCTACGAGAAGCTCGGGCTGACCGTGCCGAAGACCTGGAGCGAGTTCATCTCGAACAGCGAGAAGATCAAGGCGGCGGGCATCGCGCCGATCATCCAGTCGTACGGCGACACCTGGACCAGCCAGCTCTTCGTGCTCGGCGACTTCGCCAACGTGAGCGCGCAGGACCCGAACTGGGCGAAGGACTACACGGCCAACAAGGCCGATGCCAAGTACTCGAAGGAGCCGGCGTTCGCCGGATTCGAGCACACCCAGGAGGTCTTCGAGAAGGACCTGCTGAACAAGGACTACGCGTCGCTCACCAACGTGAACGCGCTGAAGATGCTCGCGACCGGCGAGGGCGCGCAGTACCCGATGATCACCACGGTCATCAGCAACGTGCTGCAGAGCAACCCGGACCAGATCAACGACATCGGCTACTTCGCGATGCCGACCGACGCGGGCGAGCCGCACGCGACCGTCTGGGAGCCCACCGCGGCGTACATCCCGAAGTCGACGTCGGGCGACAAGCTGACGGCCGCGAAGAAGCTGGTGGCCTTCATCAACTCGTCCGAGGGATGCGACATCCAGAACAGTGCGGGCACTCCCGCCGGTCCCTTCGCGATCAGCACCTGCAAGATCCCGGACGACGCCCCCGCGCTGGTCAAGGACGAGCTGGCCTACCAGGACGCCAAGAAGACCGGGCTGGCGCTCGAGTTCCTCTCGCCGATCAAGGGCCCGAACCTGGAGAAGATCCTGATCCAGGTCGGTTCCGGGATCTCCTCGGCCAAGGAGGGCGCCGCTCTCTACGACCAGGACGTCAAGGCCCAGGCCCAGCAGCTGGGGCTCAAGGGCTGGTGATCCGCCCGGCCGGGTCGGCGGATGACGCCGGCCCGGCCGCAGGCACCGCACAACGGCCACACGAGACACTCGACGAGGAGCGGACATGTCGACGGCTACCCCTTCGACCGCGGCACAGGCGGCCGAGATCCTGACGGACGTGAGCAGTCCGGGAGGGCGAAAGCCCGGCGGGCGGAAGTCCGCGCGCAAGGCCATGCGGTCGCACTACCCGACCTGGTTCTTCATCCCGGCGCTGGTGCTCTACGCGGTCTTCTTCGCCATCCCGTCGCTGTCGTCGTTCTACTTCTCGCTCACGCGATGGTCGCTGTTCGACGCACAGTTCATCGGGTTCGCGAACTACGTCCAGTTCTTCCAGGACCCGCAGCTGTACACGAGCTTCATCCACACGTTGGTGTACGCGGTCCTCACCTCGGGAGCCAAGGTCATCATCGGCTTCTTCCTGGCCCTGCTGCTGACCTCCCCGGTCGTCGGCCGCGGCTACCTCCGGGCGATCGTGTTCTTCCCGGTGCTGCTGTCGACGATCGGCGTCGGCATCCTCTGGAAGGCGCTCCTCGACCCGTTCCACGGCATGGTCAACGGCGTGCTCGGGTTCTTCGGGCTCCCGCAGCCCGGCTGGTTCACCGACCCGAACCTGGCGCTCTACACGATCGCCGGCGTCGATATCTGGAAGGGCGTCGGCATCGCAACACTCATCTTCATGGCCGGCATCGTCGCCATCCCCGGCGAGTACTTCGAGGCGGCGAGGATGGACGGGGCCAGCGGCTGGCGCATCCTGCGGGACATCACCATCCCGCTCAGTCGCGGTGCGACCGCGACGGTCATCATCCTCTCGCTGATCGGCGGCCTGCGCTCGTTCGACATCATCTGGGCGACCACCGGAGGCGGCCCGGGCTTCACCAGCGACGTGCTCGCGTCGGTGATCTACAAGCAGTACCAGGCGGGCTTCTACGGTCTCTCGACCGCCGGCAACGTGGTGCTGTTCCTGGTCGTGACGATCATCATGGTGCCGCTGTCGTACTTCCTGAACAGAAAGCAGGTGGAACTGTGAAGCGGCAGCGCATCCGTTCCTGGACGATCGGCGTCATCGCGATCGCGGTCTCCGTCATCGTCTTCCTCGTCCCGCTCGCCTTCGTGCTGCTGCAGGCGGCGAAGACGCCGGACGACGCCTCCAGCCTCGCCTTCACCTGGCCGAAGGAGTGGAGCTTCTTCCCGAACCTCATCGCCGTGCTGGAGAGCGGAGACGGGCTCATCTGGCGCGCGTTCTTCAACTCGGCCGTCCTGACCGTCTTCTCGGTCACGCTCATGGTGATCATCGCGGCCATGGCCGGCTACGTGCTCGCCCGCAAGCGCAGCAAGTGGGGCCCGGTCGTCAACTTCTTCGTGCTCGCCGGGCTGATCGTGCCGCCGGCGGTGGTCCCCACGATCTGGGTGCTGCAGGGGCTCGGGCTGTTCAAGACGATGCCGGGCATGATCCTCATCGAGACCACCTTCGGGCTGTCGTTCTCGATCCTCATGTTCCGCGCGTTCTTCGGGACCGTCCCCCGTGAGGTCGACGAGGCCGCGGTGCTCGACGGCGCCGGACGGGTCCGGATGTTCTTCCAGGTCATCCTCCCGCTGCTGCGGCCGGTCATCGTGACCGTCATCGTCGTGCAGTCGGTGTTCGTCTTCAACGACTTCCAGAACCCGCTGTACTTCCTCCCCGGCGCCGACAACGCGACGGTGCAGACGACGCTGTACAGCTTCGCCGGGCAGAACCTGAGCTTCTACAACCTGCTCTTCATGGACTTCCTGCTCATCACCATCCCGCCCCTGGTCGCCTACATCTTCTTCAACCGGCAGATCATCGCCGGCATGACGAGCGGCGCGGTCAAAGGGTGACCGCCATGAGCACCGCCACCGCGAACGACACGACACAGAACCGGAGAGACACCGCAATGAACTGGCACGCCCGCATGATCGCCGCTGGAGAGACCTTCGACGGAGCACCGCTGCTCCGGCGTGAGTTCGCACTCGAGACGGGACACGGGGCGGTGACGCGTGCGACGCTGCACCTCACCGCGCACGGCATCGTCGAGGCCTGGATCAACGGCCGCCCGGTGTCCGGCGACCTGCTGACGCCCGGCTGGAGCGCTTACGAGTGGCGCCTCCGGTATGCGGACTACGACGTGACCGAGCTGCTCGAGGACACGTCGGTGCTCGGCCTCGCCCTCGGCAAGGGCTGGTTCGGCGGCCGCCTCGGCTGGGCCGGCGGCGGCTCGTACTACGGCGACAGCCTGGGTGCGTTCGCGCAGCTGGAGGTCGAGTTCGCCGACGGCACGACCCAGCTCGTCGTGACCGACCAGGAGTGGACCTCCGGCCCGAGCGCCGTGCTCGCCAACGACCTGTACGACGGCGAGACGATCGACGCCCGCCTGCGCGACGACGCCTGGAAGCGTCCCGGCTTCTCCGGGGATGGATGGACCGGCGTGCGCGAGCTCGACTTCGACACGACGTCGCTGACGCCGTACATCGGCCCGCGGGTGACCCGCTGGGCGGCGCTGCCCGTGCAGGAGATCACGACCTCCCCGTCGGGCAAGACGCTGGTCGACTTCGGCCAGAACCTCGTCGGCTGGATCAAGCTGCGCGTGCAGGGCGAGGCTGGAACGGAGATCGTCGTCCGGCACGCCGAGGTGCTCGAGCACGGCGAGCTGGGCACCCGTCCACTGCGCAGCGCGAAGGCCACCGACCGCTACATCCTGAGCGGAGGCGTCGACGAGTTCGAGCCGACGTTCACCTTCCACGGCTTCCGCTACGCCGAGATCGAGGGATGGCCGGGCGAGCTGAATGCGGAGGACCTGACCGCGATCGCGATCGGCTCCGAGCTGACCCGGATCGGCGAGTTCCGCACGTCCGATCCGCTGCTCAACCAGTTCCACGAGAACGTGGTGTGGGGGATGCGCGGCAACTTCGTCGACGTGCCCACCGACTGCCCGCAGCGCGACGAGCGCCTGGGCTGGACCGGTGACATCGCCGCGTTCGCGCCGACGGCCGCCTTCCTCTACGACGTCGACGGGTTCCTCTCCGACTGGCTGGTCGACCTCGACCTCGAGCAGCAGCACCACGACGGGATCGTCGGCTTCGTCATCCCGGACATCCTGAAGAAGATCGACCAGCCGACCGATTTCGGCCCCGTCGACTCGACGGCGATCTGGAGCGACGCGGCGGTCTGGGTGCCGTGGACGCTGTACCAGGCGTACGGCGACGACGCGGTCCTGCGACGGCAGTTCGGCTCGATGGCCGCCCACGTCCGTCGGGTGGAGTCGCTGCTCTCGCCCGCCGGGGTCTGGGACACCAGCTTCCAGTTCGGCGACTGGCTCGACCCCGACGCCCCGCCGGAGGACCCGGCGAAGGCGAAGGCCGACACGGGTGTGGTCGCCACGGCGTGCGCCTACCGCTCGGCGACGATCGTCGCCGAGACCGCGAAACTGCTCGGCCGCGCCGAGGAGCAGGCGGAGTTCGAGGCGCTGGCCGCGCGCCTCCGCCAGGCGTTCAACGCGGAGTACGTCCGCGACGGCGTCGTGAAGAGCGACTGCACGACCGTCTACGCCCTCGCCATCGTCTTCGGCTTGCTGAGCGTCGCGGACGAGGAGTTCGCCGGCAACCGGCTCTCCGAGCTCGTCGCCGAGGCCGGCTACCGCATCTCGACCGGATTCGCGGGCACGCCGTTCATCACCGACGCCCTCACCCAGACCGGCCACCTGGATGACGCCTACCGGCTGCTGCTCGAGCGCGAGTGCCCGTCATGGCTGTACCCGGTGACGATGGGCGCCACCACCGTCTGGGAGCGCTGGGACTCGATGCTGCCCGACGGAACGATCAACCCGGGCGAGATGACGAGCTTCAACCACTACGCCCTCGGCGCCGTAGCCGACTGGATGCACCGCGTCGTCGGCGGCCTGTCGGCGCTGGAGCCCGGCTACTCCCGCGTACTCGTGGCGCCGCAGCCCGGCGGCGGCCTGACCGAGGCCGAGACCTCGCTGGCCACCCCGCACGGCACCGTCAGCGTGCGGTGGTCGCTCGACGGCGACGACCTCACCGTCGAGGCCGAGCTTCCCGACGGCGTGGAGGGTGTGCTCCGGCTCCCCGGACGCGACGACCAGACCATCGGCGCCGGGCGCACGAGCGGGACGACCGCGCTGCCGGCCGTCGCCGACGTGGCCCGCTGACCGGCGACCGTCCGACAACAACCGCGGCCGCGCATCCCGCAGCGGCAGAGAGAAAGCGAAATACCCATGACCCTCCCCGTCGAGATCCGGGATCAGCTGGCGTTGCAGGCGATCGAGCTGCCGAGCTGGGCGTTCGGCAACTCGGGCACGCGGTTCCGCGTGTTCGGGACGCCGGGCACGGCCCGCGATCCGTTCGAGAAGATCTCGGACGCCGCGCAGGTGCACAAGCACACCGGGCTCGCGCCGACGGTCGCGTTGCACATCCCGTGGGACCGGGTGGACTCGTACGCCGACCTGCGCAAGCACGCGGAGGACAACGGGGTCGAGCTGGGGACGGTGAACTCGAACACGTTCCAGGACGACGATTACAAGTTCGGGTCGGTCACCCACGCCGACGACCGCATCCGGCAGAAGGCGATCGATCACCACTTCGAGTGCATCGACGTGATGAACGAGACCGGGTCGCGGGATCTGAAGATCTGGCTGGCGGATGGGACGAACTACCCGGGCCAGGATTCGATGCGGGCCCGGCAGGACCGGCTGGCGGACTCGTTGCAGAAGATCTACGAGCGGATCGGCGAGGGCCAGCGGCTGGTGCTGGAGTACAAGTTCTTCGAGCCGGCGTTCTATCACACGGACGTTCCGGACTGGGGGACCAGCTACGTCCAGACCGCGGCGCTCGGCGACCGGGCGGTGGTGTGCCTCGATACCGGGCATCACGCCCCGGGGACGAACATCGAGTTCATCGTCATGCAGCTGCTGCGGTTGGGGAAGCTGGGCTCGTTCGACTTCAACAGCCGGTTCTACGCCGACGACGACCTGATCGTGGGCGCGGCGGACCCGTTCCAGCTGTTCCGGATCATCTTCGAGGTGATCCAGGGCGGCGGGTACGCGAACCCCGAGGTCGCGTTCATGCTCGACCAGTGCCACAACCTGGAGGCGAAGATCCCGGGCCAGATCCGGTCGGTGCTGAACGTGCAGGAGGCCACCGCGAAGGCGCTGCTGGTGGATGCGGAGGCGCTGGCCGCCGCGCAGGCCGCGAACGACGTCCTGGCTGCGAACACGGTGTTCATGGATGCGTTCAACACGGATGTGCGCGCTGACCTGGCTGCGTGGCGGGAGTCGCGCGGGCTGCCGGCGGACCCGATGGCCGCGTACAAGGCCTCCGGGTACCAGCAGAAGATCGAAGCCGACCGCGTCGGCGGCACCCAGGCGGGATGGGGAGCGTGAAGATGACGAACGAGACCGTCGCATCCCTGCTGGCCCGCTCGAACCGTCTCGCTTCGGACCCTGCGAACACGAACTACGCGGGCGGGAACACGTCGGCGAAGGGCACCGAGACCGATCCGGTGACGGGTGAGCCGGTCGAGCTGCTGTGGGTGAAGGGTTCCGGGGGAGACCTCGGCACGCTGACGGAGTCGGGCCTCGCTGTGCTGCGGCTGGATCGGCTGCGGGCGCTGCAGAACGTCTACCCGGGCGTGGAGCGTGAGGACGAGATGGTCGCCGCGTTCGACTACACGCTGCACGGGAAGGGCGGTGCGGCGCCGTCGATCGATACGGCGATGCACGGGCTGGTGGATGCGGCCCACGTCGACCACCTGCACCCCGACGCCGGGATCGCGATCGCGACCGCGGCGGACGGGGAGGAGCTGACGAAGGCGATCTTCGGTGGCCGCGTGGTGTGGGTGCCGTGGCGGCGCCCGGGGTTCCAGCTCGGGCTCGACATCGCGGCGATCAAGGCCGCGAACCCGGACGCGATCGGCACCATCTTGGGAGGGCACGGAATCACGGCGTGGGGCGACACGAGCGAGGAGGCGGAGGCGAACTCGCTGTGGATCATCCAGACCGCGGCTGAGTACATCGCCGACAATGGTCGTCCCGAGCCGTTCGGTCCGGTGCTGCCGGGCTATGAAGCGTTGCCGGAGGGCGAGCGGCGGGCGAAGGCGGCGGCGCTGGCTCCGCACCTGCGCGCCATCGCCTCCACCGACCGGGTGCAGGTGGGCCACTTCACCGATTCCGACGTCGTGCTGGACTTTCTGGCGTCAGCCGAGCATCCGCGGTTGGCCGCGTTGGGCACCTCGTGCCCGGACCACTTCCTCCGCACGAAGGTGAAGCCGCTAGTCCTCGACCTGCCGGCCGACGCATCCATCGAGGACTCGGTGGCGCGGCTGGAGCAGCTGCACGAGCAGTACCGGGCCGACTATCAGGCGTACTACGACCGGCACGCGACCGCGGATTCGCCCGCGATCCGCGGGGCCGACCCGGCGATCATCCTCATCCCGGGTGTGGGGATGTTCTCCTACGGCAAGGACAAGCAGACGGCCCGTGTGGCGGGCGAGTTCTACGTCAATGCGATCAACG
Coding sequences within:
- a CDS encoding PadR family transcriptional regulator, translated to MSNSFPTGGFGARMDPDAMWQAFEQLRSTFEKKVGTRMGRGDVRAAVLSLLSEKPMHGYQIIREIEERSGGSWKPSAGSVYPTLQLLADEGLISAEESNGRKTYALTEAGREVAASEASTPWQTGTSDSGTTTGERRGANLPKAGVELAQAAAQVHRSGTPEQVKEAADVLDEARRKLYAILAQG
- a CDS encoding AarF/UbiB family protein, with product MTSDQAPAAPSKAPAGTPATRARYRRILRFAGWNLAVTWWYELFLPRIGLAGVAARSRSRRMRRFAQRFHGLAVELGGLMIKVGQFMSSRLDVLPPEITSELEGLQDEVPAVPFPAIRALAEAELGVPLESAFAFIDETPVAAASLGQAHRGRLTAEVAAEAGPDAVVLKVQRPGIDTIVDVDLAALRRVGRWLSHVRLVSDRVDAPGLVEEFARTSLQEIDYLHEAGNSERFAEEFAGDDRVAVPAVVWERTTRRVLTLQDVTAIKITDADALRAAGIDPAEVAPVFAEVMFDQLFTNGFFHADPHPGNIFVTPRPAVAGERPWLLTFVDFGMMGEVPAGTRSGLRKLLIAAASRDGKGLVDAIRDVGVLLPTADTAELERAMTHLFARFGGMGFAELREVDPREFREFAVEFGDVVRSLPFQLPENFLLIIRAMSLTSGVCSALDPAFNLWDSVEPYAAQLLRDERGNLVQDLGQQALEIAGIAWRLPKRLDALVTRVEDGTVAVTSPRLEQRVGRLERAARRLVAAVVFGGAIIAGAIVHASDAVLGSVLMIASVVPLAFTVFTGRRGS
- the trxA gene encoding thioredoxin codes for the protein MATTEITSTNHDQTVADGIVLLDFWADWCGPCHMFAPIFEKASEQHSDITFGKIDTEAQQALAASYGIQSIPTLVAYRDGIPLFSQAGALPGDAVENLIEQIRALDMTEVRKQYDELKAAQQQS
- a CDS encoding LacI family DNA-binding transcriptional regulator; translation: MASASVKDVAALAQVSVGTVSNVLNRPEIVAPETVERVMSAMQKLSYVRNEAARQLRLGHSQALGLVTLSGGNPFFTDLATAAEDAAADAGYSVIVGNSNESTTRESGYLNLFEELRVRGVLLSPVGDPARRLRQLRDRGIAAVLVDRVSSDDSFSSVSVDDVAGGALAAAHLIHSGRTRLAFVGGPLQIRQVSDRLAGARQEVEKHPGVSLEVIPVEALTVLEGRRAGEELVQRSAARRPDAVFAANDLVAVGLLQGLYINGRIRIPEDISLVGYDDIMFASASVVPLTSIRQPSALIGRTGVEILIEEAQDPEREPRHVLYQPELVVRGSSSADAAE
- a CDS encoding ABC transporter substrate-binding protein — protein: MFSRRTVTRVAATLGGVALIGAALAGCSSSGGSGNTTISLLAAGNDPASTSFAKDLSKAFHKANPSITVKVETRPGGTDGDNLVKTRLSTGDMNDVFLYNSGSLFQALRPDSQLQPLTDESWAKDLTEDFKNSVSTDKGLYGAPTGTTFNGGIMYNKKVYEKLGLTVPKTWSEFISNSEKIKAAGIAPIIQSYGDTWTSQLFVLGDFANVSAQDPNWAKDYTANKADAKYSKEPAFAGFEHTQEVFEKDLLNKDYASLTNVNALKMLATGEGAQYPMITTVISNVLQSNPDQINDIGYFAMPTDAGEPHATVWEPTAAYIPKSTSGDKLTAAKKLVAFINSSEGCDIQNSAGTPAGPFAISTCKIPDDAPALVKDELAYQDAKKTGLALEFLSPIKGPNLEKILIQVGSGISSAKEGAALYDQDVKAQAQQLGLKGW
- a CDS encoding sugar ABC transporter permease, whose protein sequence is MSTATPSTAAQAAEILTDVSSPGGRKPGGRKSARKAMRSHYPTWFFIPALVLYAVFFAIPSLSSFYFSLTRWSLFDAQFIGFANYVQFFQDPQLYTSFIHTLVYAVLTSGAKVIIGFFLALLLTSPVVGRGYLRAIVFFPVLLSTIGVGILWKALLDPFHGMVNGVLGFFGLPQPGWFTDPNLALYTIAGVDIWKGVGIATLIFMAGIVAIPGEYFEAARMDGASGWRILRDITIPLSRGATATVIILSLIGGLRSFDIIWATTGGGPGFTSDVLASVIYKQYQAGFYGLSTAGNVVLFLVVTIIMVPLSYFLNRKQVEL
- a CDS encoding carbohydrate ABC transporter permease, which translates into the protein MKRQRIRSWTIGVIAIAVSVIVFLVPLAFVLLQAAKTPDDASSLAFTWPKEWSFFPNLIAVLESGDGLIWRAFFNSAVLTVFSVTLMVIIAAMAGYVLARKRSKWGPVVNFFVLAGLIVPPAVVPTIWVLQGLGLFKTMPGMILIETTFGLSFSILMFRAFFGTVPREVDEAAVLDGAGRVRMFFQVILPLLRPVIVTVIVVQSVFVFNDFQNPLYFLPGADNATVQTTLYSFAGQNLSFYNLLFMDFLLITIPPLVAYIFFNRQIIAGMTSGAVKG